In a genomic window of Streptomyces noursei ATCC 11455:
- a CDS encoding hydantoinase B/oxoprolinase family protein, which yields MTGRWEFWIDRGGTFTDVVGRRPDGRLVTGKLLSHHPERYRDAAVAGIRMMLGLAPDAPVPAERVSVVRMGTTVATNALLERTGEPTVLLTTEGFGDALRIAYQNRPRIFDRRIVLPEALYDRVVEVPERVGARGEPVRPLDREPVRRELLRARADGLRSAAVVLLHGYRHPAHERAVAELAEEAGFTQVSCSHEVSPLMKLVARGDTTVVDAYLSPILRRYVDEVAAQLPGIRLLFMQSNGGLREATHFRGKDAVLSGPAGGVVGMVRTAAEAGGPGGGFDRVIGFDMGGTSTDVSHYAGEFERIFGSEVAGVRMRAPMMNIHTVAAGGGSVLHFDGRRYRVGPDSAGADPGPACYRRGGPLTLTDANVMLGRIQPDHFPAVFGPEGDRPLDAATVRTRFAELAARAAAATGDDRGPEDVAAGFLDIAVLNMANAVKKISVQRGRDITRYALVSFGGAGGQHACAVADALGVGTVLVPPLAGVLSAYGIGVADATAMREQAVEERFAEPGAMDRVRAVCDALARQTRRELLDDGVPAASLTTRARVLVRYAGTDAALAVPLADPATMAAAFVRAHRERYAFTMDKPLVAEAVSVEARGAAGGATGYDVRLPERERESAAVATVRMYVGGRWRDAGLHHRGDLRPGDVLTGPAIIAEENATTVVDPDWRAAVGERGHLLLTRARPRPDRTAVGTAADPVLLEVFNSLFMAVAEQMGVRLENTAHSVNIKERLDFSCALFDAEGNLIANAPHIPVHLGSMGESIKEVLRRRGSDLRPGDVYAINDPYHGGTHLPDITVVTPVFAPPGPSGAALLFLVASRGHHAEIGGITPGSMPAFSSTIQEEGVLFDNWLLVRDGRLRERETRELLCSGPYPSRAPDVNLADLRAQIAANEKGIHELRRMTDEFGLDVVRAYMRHVQDNAEESVRRILARLPDGHYRYETDGGAEIRVAVTVDRAARSAVLDFAGTSPQQPGNTNAPSSVVMAAVLYVLRTLVAEDIPLNSGCLKPVEVRIPEGSMLAPVFPAATVAGNVETSQAVTGALYAALGVQAEGSGTMNNLTFGNDRVQYYETVASGSGAGDGFDGADAVQTHMTNSRLTDPEVLEWRYPVRVDGFALRDGSGGTGRWHGGRGAERRLRFLEPMTVALLSGHRRVPPYGMAGGGPGALGANFLERADGSRQELRGCDTAEVGVDDVLVIRTPGGGGYGVA from the coding sequence GTGACCGGACGCTGGGAGTTCTGGATCGACCGCGGCGGTACCTTCACGGACGTGGTGGGCCGGCGCCCGGACGGGCGCCTGGTCACCGGCAAGCTGCTCTCCCACCACCCCGAGCGCTACCGGGACGCCGCGGTCGCCGGGATCCGGATGATGCTGGGGCTCGCCCCGGACGCGCCGGTGCCCGCCGAGCGGGTCTCGGTCGTCCGGATGGGCACCACCGTCGCCACCAACGCCCTCCTGGAGCGCACCGGTGAGCCGACGGTGCTGCTGACCACCGAGGGCTTCGGTGACGCGCTGCGGATCGCGTACCAGAACCGGCCGCGGATCTTCGACCGGCGGATCGTGCTGCCGGAGGCGCTCTACGACCGGGTCGTCGAGGTGCCGGAACGGGTCGGCGCCCGCGGGGAGCCGGTCCGGCCGCTCGACCGGGAGCCGGTCCGCCGGGAGCTGCTCCGGGCGCGCGCGGACGGCCTGCGCAGCGCCGCCGTGGTGCTGCTGCACGGCTACCGCCACCCCGCGCACGAACGGGCCGTCGCCGAACTGGCGGAGGAGGCGGGCTTCACCCAGGTCAGCTGCTCGCACGAGGTCAGTCCGCTGATGAAGCTGGTGGCGCGCGGCGACACCACGGTCGTCGACGCCTACCTCTCGCCGATCCTGCGGCGCTACGTCGACGAGGTCGCCGCCCAACTCCCCGGGATCCGGCTGCTGTTCATGCAGTCCAACGGCGGGCTGCGGGAGGCCACCCACTTCCGGGGCAAGGACGCGGTGCTGTCCGGTCCGGCGGGCGGGGTGGTCGGCATGGTGCGGACGGCCGCGGAGGCCGGCGGTCCGGGCGGCGGCTTCGACCGGGTGATCGGCTTCGACATGGGCGGCACCTCCACCGACGTGTCGCACTACGCGGGCGAGTTCGAGCGGATCTTCGGCAGCGAGGTGGCCGGGGTGCGGATGCGCGCCCCGATGATGAACATCCACACCGTCGCGGCCGGCGGCGGATCCGTGCTGCACTTCGACGGCCGCCGCTACCGGGTCGGCCCCGACTCGGCCGGCGCGGACCCCGGACCGGCCTGCTACCGGCGCGGCGGCCCGCTCACCCTCACCGACGCCAACGTGATGCTCGGCCGCATCCAACCCGACCACTTCCCGGCGGTGTTCGGACCCGAAGGCGACCGGCCGCTGGACGCCGCCACGGTCCGCACCCGGTTCGCCGAGCTGGCCGCCCGGGCCGCCGCGGCGACCGGAGACGACCGCGGCCCCGAGGACGTCGCCGCCGGCTTCCTGGACATCGCCGTGCTCAACATGGCCAACGCGGTCAAGAAGATCTCCGTCCAGCGCGGCCGGGACATCACCCGCTACGCGCTGGTCAGCTTCGGCGGCGCCGGCGGCCAGCACGCCTGCGCGGTCGCCGACGCGCTGGGCGTCGGCACCGTCCTGGTCCCGCCGCTGGCCGGGGTGCTCTCCGCGTACGGCATCGGGGTCGCCGACGCCACCGCGATGCGGGAACAGGCCGTCGAGGAGCGGTTCGCGGAACCGGGGGCGATGGACCGGGTCCGCGCGGTCTGCGACGCCCTCGCCCGGCAGACCCGGCGCGAGCTCCTCGACGACGGCGTGCCGGCCGCGTCGCTCACCACCCGCGCCCGGGTCCTGGTCCGCTACGCCGGGACCGACGCCGCCCTCGCCGTGCCGCTCGCCGACCCCGCCACCATGGCCGCCGCGTTCGTCCGGGCACACCGCGAGCGGTACGCCTTCACCATGGACAAGCCGCTGGTCGCCGAGGCGGTGTCGGTGGAGGCGCGCGGCGCGGCCGGCGGCGCGACCGGCTACGACGTCCGACTGCCCGAGCGGGAGCGGGAGTCGGCAGCCGTGGCGACCGTCCGGATGTACGTTGGCGGGCGCTGGCGGGACGCCGGTCTCCACCACCGCGGTGACCTGCGGCCCGGCGACGTCCTCACCGGCCCGGCGATCATCGCCGAGGAGAACGCCACCACCGTCGTCGACCCCGACTGGCGGGCCGCCGTCGGCGAGCGCGGCCACCTGCTGCTCACCCGGGCCCGCCCGCGCCCCGACCGGACCGCCGTCGGCACCGCGGCGGACCCCGTACTGCTGGAGGTCTTCAACAGCCTCTTCATGGCAGTCGCCGAGCAGATGGGCGTCCGCCTGGAGAACACCGCGCACTCCGTCAACATCAAGGAGCGGCTGGACTTCTCCTGCGCGCTCTTCGACGCCGAGGGCAATCTGATCGCCAACGCCCCGCACATCCCCGTCCACCTGGGGTCGATGGGGGAGTCCATCAAGGAGGTGCTGCGGCGGCGCGGGAGCGACCTGCGGCCGGGCGACGTGTACGCGATCAACGACCCGTACCACGGCGGGACGCATCTGCCGGACATCACCGTCGTCACCCCGGTGTTCGCCCCGCCGGGCCCCTCGGGCGCCGCACTCCTCTTCCTGGTCGCCTCCCGCGGCCACCACGCCGAGATCGGCGGGATCACCCCCGGTTCGATGCCCGCGTTCAGCAGCACCATCCAGGAGGAGGGGGTCCTCTTCGACAACTGGCTGCTGGTCCGGGACGGCAGGCTGCGTGAGCGGGAGACCCGCGAACTGCTCTGCTCCGGGCCGTATCCGTCCCGCGCCCCGGACGTCAACCTCGCCGATCTGCGCGCCCAGATCGCCGCCAACGAGAAGGGCATCCACGAACTGCGGCGGATGACCGACGAGTTCGGGCTGGACGTCGTACGGGCCTACATGCGGCACGTCCAGGACAACGCCGAGGAGTCGGTGCGCCGGATCCTGGCCCGGCTGCCGGACGGGCACTACCGCTACGAGACGGACGGCGGCGCGGAGATCCGCGTCGCGGTGACCGTGGACCGCGCCGCCCGCAGCGCGGTGCTGGACTTCGCCGGCACCTCGCCGCAGCAGCCCGGCAACACCAACGCGCCCAGCTCGGTGGTGATGGCGGCGGTGCTGTACGTGCTGCGGACCCTGGTCGCCGAGGACATCCCGCTCAACAGCGGCTGCCTCAAGCCCGTCGAGGTGCGCATCCCGGAGGGTTCGATGCTGGCGCCCGTCTTCCCGGCGGCCACCGTCGCGGGGAACGTGGAGACCTCCCAGGCGGTCACCGGCGCGCTGTACGCCGCCCTCGGCGTGCAGGCCGAGGGCTCGGGCACGATGAACAACCTCACCTTCGGCAACGACCGGGTGCAGTACTACGAGACCGTCGCCAGCGGCTCCGGCGCCGGCGACGGCTTCGACGGCGCGGACGCCGTCCAGACCCACATGACCAACTCCCGGCTCACCGACCCCGAGGTGCTGGAGTGGCGCTATCCGGTCCGCGTCGACGGCTTCGCGCTGCGCGACGGCAGCGGCGGCACCGGACGCTGGCACGGCGGGCGCGGGGCCGAGCGGCGGCTGCGGTTCCTGGAGCCGATGACCGTCGCCCTGCTCTCCGGCCACCGCCGGGTGCCCCCGTACGGGATGGCGGGCGGTGGGCCGGGGGCGCTGGGCGCCAACTTCCTGGAGCGGGCGGACGGTTCACGGCAGGAGCTGCGGGGGTGTGACACGGCCGAGGTCGGGGTGGACGACGTGCTGGTGATCCGCACACCGGGCGGTGGGGGATACGGGGTGGCTTAG
- a CDS encoding glycosyltransferase family 4 protein, with the protein MRVALVTESFPPDVNGVAHCALETARHLVRRGHEPLVIAPLANSAPAAAALAYESPCPVVRVPSMPLPGYPQVRIALPGRRLSAALDGHRPDLVHLASPFVLGARGMAAAARRGVPAVAVYQTDMARYARTYLGRGAAAAWRRIRAVHAAADLTLAPSSAALLDLTEHGVPRVRLWPRGVDSARFHPGRRDAVLRSSLLAGREMLVGYVGRLAPEKDVRLLAETSRLPGVRTVVIGEGPSAATLRAQLPEVRFLGRRTGDELARLYASLDVFVHTGPYETFCQTVQEAMASGVPVVAPAAGGPLDLVDHGRTGLLVPPGDGGALRDAVRALGGDAELRVRYGAAARRAVAARTWEAVGDQLLGHYADVLADRTAVAA; encoded by the coding sequence ATGCGTGTCGCCCTGGTCACCGAATCCTTCCCGCCCGACGTCAACGGCGTCGCGCACTGTGCCCTGGAAACCGCCCGCCACCTCGTCCGGCGCGGGCACGAGCCGCTGGTCATCGCGCCGCTGGCGAACTCCGCGCCGGCCGCCGCCGCGCTCGCCTACGAGAGCCCGTGCCCGGTGGTGCGGGTGCCCTCGATGCCGCTGCCCGGATACCCGCAGGTGCGGATCGCGCTTCCGGGGCGGCGGCTGTCCGCGGCGCTGGACGGACACCGGCCCGATCTGGTCCACCTGGCCAGCCCGTTCGTGCTCGGGGCGCGCGGGATGGCGGCCGCGGCCCGGCGGGGGGTGCCGGCGGTCGCGGTGTACCAGACCGACATGGCGCGTTATGCGCGGACCTACCTGGGGCGCGGCGCGGCGGCGGCCTGGCGGCGGATCCGGGCGGTGCACGCCGCCGCCGACCTCACCCTGGCCCCGTCCAGCGCGGCGCTGCTGGACCTGACCGAGCACGGGGTGCCCCGGGTGCGGCTGTGGCCGCGCGGGGTCGACTCGGCGCGGTTCCACCCGGGGCGGCGGGACGCGGTGCTGCGCAGCTCACTGCTGGCGGGGCGGGAGATGTTGGTGGGGTACGTGGGGCGGCTGGCGCCGGAGAAGGACGTCCGGCTGCTGGCCGAGACCTCCCGGCTCCCCGGCGTCCGCACCGTGGTGATCGGGGAGGGGCCCAGCGCCGCCACCCTCCGGGCCCAGCTGCCCGAGGTGCGCTTCCTGGGCCGCCGGACGGGCGACGAACTGGCCCGGCTGTACGCCTCGTTGGACGTCTTCGTGCACACCGGGCCCTACGAGACCTTCTGCCAGACCGTGCAGGAGGCGATGGCCTCCGGCGTCCCGGTGGTCGCGCCGGCCGCCGGCGGGCCGCTGGACCTCGTCGACCACGGGCGGACCGGGCTGCTGGTCCCGCCCGGGGACGGTGGCGCCCTGCGGGACGCGGTGCGGGCGCTGGGCGGCGACGCGGAGCTGCGGGTGCGGTACGGGGCCGCCGCCCGGCGGGCGGTCGCGGCCCGCACCTGGGAGGCGGTCGGCGACCAGCTGCTGGGCCACTACGCGGACGTGCTGGCCGACCGGACGGCGGTGGCGGCGTGA
- a CDS encoding PP2C family protein-serine/threonine phosphatase: MPPPLFADHPADQTPERDAVEALISQARTLRGGLDAVRRESSVAGDLAADPQLRWQRALCDLAVHHLDDLGGHLDQLREGLPADLTADPTDVVEPPVELPAATPEPAAPERGALLRRVGSAEWNLLTDEVTWSDELFTMFGREPADGPLTLDELPSLVHPDDQEKLAVMVTDCLVDGRPIDGEFRIVRTDSGIRTVHMVGEPVLDSDGGTACMWAVLRDVSELRRSQMAVRETGDSLQRQRHIAQTEHRLAVELQEAVLPPWRGSLRFPEGGPVTLDLAGRYLPAGASALIGGGWYDALQLPDGRTLLSVGDLTGNGVAATSGMAMVLGALRGMAVAGHRPGQLMGFLNQLLDTATQPALGSAVCCQFDPATRALEWGQAGHPAPLLFRGGTGRALDPPEGVLLGATTGAHYDQRTEQLEPGDLLVLATDGLVPRRAHGPESAHEGTERLLDLAPRFSAARSAQDCVRIVVEEFGATEREDDACVLIAKVGD, translated from the coding sequence ATGCCGCCCCCTCTCTTCGCGGATCACCCAGCCGATCAGACCCCCGAGCGTGACGCGGTCGAGGCACTCATCTCGCAGGCCCGCACCCTGCGCGGTGGCCTCGACGCGGTACGCAGAGAGTCCTCGGTGGCCGGTGACCTCGCCGCCGACCCGCAGCTGCGCTGGCAGCGGGCGCTGTGCGACCTCGCCGTCCACCACCTGGACGACCTCGGCGGCCACCTCGACCAGCTCAGAGAGGGCCTGCCCGCCGACCTGACCGCCGACCCGACCGATGTCGTGGAACCGCCGGTCGAGCTGCCTGCGGCGACGCCGGAGCCCGCGGCGCCCGAGCGGGGCGCACTGCTGCGCCGGGTGGGCAGCGCCGAGTGGAATCTGCTCACCGACGAGGTGACCTGGTCCGACGAGCTCTTCACGATGTTCGGCCGGGAGCCCGCCGACGGCCCGCTGACCCTGGACGAGCTGCCGTCCCTGGTGCACCCCGACGACCAGGAGAAGCTGGCCGTGATGGTCACCGACTGCCTGGTGGACGGCCGGCCCATCGACGGCGAGTTCCGGATCGTGCGCACCGACTCCGGCATCCGCACGGTCCACATGGTCGGCGAACCGGTGCTCGACTCCGACGGCGGCACGGCCTGCATGTGGGCCGTCCTCCGCGACGTCAGCGAGCTGCGCCGCAGCCAGATGGCGGTGCGCGAGACCGGTGACTCGCTCCAGCGCCAGCGGCACATCGCGCAGACCGAGCACCGGCTCGCGGTCGAGCTGCAGGAGGCCGTGCTGCCGCCCTGGCGCGGCTCGCTGCGCTTCCCCGAGGGCGGCCCGGTCACCCTGGACCTCGCCGGCCGCTACCTCCCCGCCGGCGCCTCCGCGCTGATCGGCGGCGGATGGTACGACGCGCTGCAACTCCCCGACGGGCGCACGCTGTTGAGCGTCGGCGACCTCACCGGGAACGGGGTCGCGGCGACGTCCGGGATGGCGATGGTGCTGGGTGCGCTGCGCGGGATGGCCGTGGCCGGCCACCGGCCGGGACAGCTGATGGGCTTCCTCAACCAGCTGCTGGACACCGCCACCCAGCCGGCGCTGGGCAGTGCGGTGTGCTGCCAGTTCGACCCCGCGACCCGGGCGCTGGAGTGGGGCCAGGCCGGGCACCCCGCACCGCTGCTGTTCCGCGGCGGCACGGGGCGCGCGCTGGACCCACCGGAGGGCGTACTGCTCGGCGCCACGACGGGCGCGCACTACGATCAGCGCACCGAGCAGCTGGAGCCGGGCGATCTGCTGGTGCTGGCCACCGACGGACTGGTCCCGCGCCGCGCCCACGGCCCGGAGAGCGCCCATGAGGGCACCGAGCGGCTGCTGGACCTGGCGCCGCGGTTCAGCGCGGCCCGCAGTGCGCAGGACTGCGTCCGCATCGTGGTCGAGGAGTTCGGCGCGACCGAGCGCGAGGACGACGCCTGTGT
- a CDS encoding glycosyltransferase: MTARRPRDARAGLRIVRIANFVAPASGGLRTALRELGAGYRAAGHEPLLIVPGPPDALGPRGIRDEESAQGRVLTLPGPLVPGSGGYRVLTDRPRLRRLLAELAPDRLEVSDRTTLRWTGEWARRARVPAVMVSHESVDGVLHTWGVPRPLARAVADRVNSRTAYAYSRVVCTTEWAAAEFLRAGARNVVRAPLGVDLAARHPGLRSPAVRDRYARGAAVLLLMCSRLSTEKRPGRALDALVELRRRGVDAALVVAGDGPLRARLEHRARTGRLPVTFLGHLADPGRLAALQASADLALAPGPAETFGLAALEALACGTPAVASAASALAGLVGDGGDTALDDGPSFADAVQRVLARPEPARRAAARRRAEGYGWQPAVAAFLAAHDAPRPAGGRLAGRPGPRAVGPWSAW; encoded by the coding sequence GTGACCGCCCGCCGGCCCCGGGACGCCCGGGCGGGACTGCGGATCGTCCGGATCGCCAACTTCGTCGCCCCGGCCTCCGGCGGGCTGCGCACCGCGCTGCGCGAGCTGGGCGCCGGCTACCGTGCCGCCGGCCACGAGCCGCTGCTCATCGTGCCCGGCCCGCCGGACGCGCTGGGGCCGCGCGGCATACGGGACGAGGAGAGCGCGCAGGGCCGGGTGCTGACCCTCCCCGGTCCGCTGGTGCCCGGCAGCGGCGGCTACCGGGTGCTGACCGACCGCCCCCGGCTGCGACGACTGCTGGCGGAGCTGGCCCCGGACCGGCTGGAGGTCTCGGACCGCACGACGCTGCGCTGGACGGGGGAGTGGGCCCGGCGGGCCCGGGTCCCCGCGGTGATGGTGTCGCACGAGAGCGTGGACGGGGTGCTGCACACCTGGGGCGTGCCGCGCCCGCTGGCCCGCGCCGTCGCCGACCGCGTCAACTCCCGTACCGCGTATGCCTACAGTCGGGTGGTGTGCACCACCGAGTGGGCGGCGGCGGAGTTCCTGCGGGCCGGCGCGCGCAACGTGGTGCGGGCGCCGCTCGGCGTCGATCTCGCCGCCCGGCACCCGGGCCTGCGCAGCCCGGCCGTGCGCGACCGGTACGCCCGAGGCGCCGCCGTGCTGCTGCTGATGTGCTCCCGGCTGTCGACGGAGAAGCGGCCCGGGCGGGCCCTGGACGCGCTCGTCGAACTGCGCCGGCGGGGCGTCGACGCGGCGCTGGTGGTGGCCGGCGACGGGCCGCTGCGGGCCCGGCTGGAGCACCGGGCGCGGACCGGGCGGCTGCCGGTGACGTTCCTCGGGCACCTCGCCGACCCGGGCCGGCTGGCGGCGCTCCAGGCCAGTGCCGACCTGGCCCTGGCGCCCGGCCCGGCCGAGACGTTCGGGCTCGCCGCGCTGGAGGCGCTGGCCTGCGGCACCCCGGCGGTCGCCAGCGCGGCCTCGGCGCTGGCCGGCCTGGTGGGCGACGGCGGCGACACCGCGCTGGACGACGGCCCGTCCTTCGCCGACGCGGTGCAGCGGGTGCTGGCGCGGCCCGAGCCGGCCCGCCGGGCCGCCGCGCGGCGGCGCGCCGAGGGCTACGGCTGGCAGCCGGCGGTGGCCGCGTTCCTGGCGGCCCACGACGCACCGCGGCCGGCCGGCGGGCGACTGGCCGGGAGGCCCGGGCCGCGGGCCGTGGGTCCCTGGAGTGCCTGGTGA
- a CDS encoding SGNH/GDSL hydrolase family protein produces the protein MTPRFVALGDSLTEGLGDPVAGGGWRGWAALLTDALGERPGDMGLVNLARSGALADEVAREQLPVARELAPRFASLLAGANDTLRAAFAIERVAAALDRTHGTLSADGTVVLTACLPDPGRMLGLPGPLARPLARRMRAVNTVVHAVSARYGGVHVHLAEHPWVADRATWSVDRLHPSERGHRLLARDFHTALAARGLAAGPPPPLDLDGPPPTRAGAALWMATRGTRWVADRCTDLLPGLLALAVRECRYGLAGSGRLLDAAAERATRSALAALSEPGGAATMAG, from the coding sequence GTGACGCCCCGGTTCGTGGCCCTGGGGGACTCGTTGACCGAGGGGCTCGGCGACCCCGTGGCGGGCGGCGGCTGGCGGGGCTGGGCGGCGCTGCTCACCGACGCGCTGGGGGAACGGCCGGGCGACATGGGGCTGGTGAACCTCGCGCGCAGCGGGGCGCTGGCCGACGAGGTGGCGCGGGAGCAGCTGCCGGTGGCCCGGGAGCTCGCCCCGCGCTTCGCGTCGCTCCTGGCCGGCGCCAACGACACGCTGCGCGCGGCGTTCGCCATCGAGCGGGTGGCCGCCGCGCTGGACCGGACGCACGGCACGCTGAGCGCCGACGGCACCGTGGTGCTGACGGCCTGTCTGCCCGACCCCGGGCGGATGCTGGGGCTGCCCGGGCCGCTGGCCCGCCCCCTGGCCCGCCGGATGCGCGCCGTCAACACCGTGGTGCACGCGGTCTCCGCGCGCTACGGAGGCGTCCACGTCCACCTCGCCGAGCATCCGTGGGTGGCCGACCGGGCCACCTGGAGCGTGGACCGGCTGCACCCCAGCGAGCGCGGCCACCGGCTGCTGGCCCGCGACTTCCACACCGCGCTCGCCGCCCGTGGACTGGCCGCCGGCCCGCCGCCCCCACTCGACCTGGACGGCCCGCCGCCGACCCGGGCCGGTGCCGCGCTGTGGATGGCGACCCGCGGCACCCGGTGGGTGGCCGACCGGTGCACCGACCTGCTGCCCGGCCTGCTGGCGCTGGCCGTCCGGGAGTGCCGGTACGGCCTGGCCGGATCCGGTCGGCTGCTGGACGCCGCCGCCGAGCGGGCCACCCGCAGTGCGCTCGCGGCCCTGTCCGAACCCGGCGGCGCTGCCACAATGGCGGGGTGA